A single window of Cytobacillus dafuensis DNA harbors:
- a CDS encoding acyl-CoA thioesterase has translation MLVSTKEIEVRYAETDQMGVVYHANYLVWMELGRTQIIKDLGFNYAEMEKDGIISPVLDIQASYKKPLHYGEKAIVKTWIEEYDGLRTSYGYEIYTEKDELAVTGFSKHVCVKKETFRPISIKKYYPVWHEAYEKAKKQPAEAY, from the coding sequence ATGTTAGTATCAACGAAGGAAATTGAAGTGAGATATGCGGAAACGGACCAAATGGGTGTTGTTTATCATGCAAACTATTTAGTATGGATGGAATTAGGAAGAACACAAATCATTAAGGACTTAGGCTTTAATTATGCTGAAATGGAAAAAGACGGAATTATTTCGCCTGTACTTGATATTCAAGCCTCGTATAAAAAACCTCTTCATTATGGTGAAAAAGCAATTGTAAAAACGTGGATTGAGGAATACGATGGTTTACGAACTAGTTATGGTTATGAAATATATACAGAGAAAGATGAATTAGCTGTCACAGGATTTTCAAAGCATGTTTGTGTAAAAAAGGAAACCTTTAGACCGATTTCTATAAAAAAATATTACCCAGTATGGCATGAAGCATATGAAAAAGCAAAAAAGCAACCAGCAGAAGCTTATTAG
- a CDS encoding HesB/YadR/YfhF family protein, translated as MKIHISEDAAAWFVEEMLLKEGDFVRFFARYGGCSTVQKGFSLGISTDAPIDAGAETIKNGITYFIEEKDLWYFDNHDLSVEFNEIENEPSYKVKLQ; from the coding sequence TTGAAAATACATATTAGTGAGGATGCAGCAGCTTGGTTTGTAGAAGAAATGCTCTTAAAAGAGGGAGATTTCGTACGTTTTTTTGCACGATATGGCGGCTGTAGCACTGTTCAGAAAGGCTTTTCATTAGGAATATCAACCGATGCACCTATTGATGCTGGTGCTGAGACAATTAAAAACGGAATCACTTATTTTATAGAAGAAAAAGATCTATGGTATTTTGATAATCATGATTTGTCTGTGGAGTTTAATGAAATTGAAAATGAACCTTCTTATAAAGTGAAACTTCAATAA
- a CDS encoding AAA family ATPase — translation MEKQRQRKVMTERITLWKNELRQFGYIEKENEVLSFLSSLDEEEDNEIISEILTLIALSRIGKSKQDSLGLVWLNKAIKLNPDNQKAAEYLTQFEWSKKESIFTILSFPTLRETDNKQAKMKTAEDILEVCREFIELAEEEIDELHKLKLKTKDAHLLQSYEKMTEILKLSLEDTVLLIKATEEYYQSIAGVFYNSSFYSEMKLIIDRIEGWKEDWHQLFLTNIDNEENGVSPLEELQEMIGLEEVKERVNLLYRFLKYQKERKALGYQLKDELSLHMILTGNPGTGKTSLARLLAKIYHELGVLPREEVVEVDRSQLVGAYVGQTEENVKALVEKALGGVLFIDEAYSLKREGQTGNDYGQVAIDTLVSYMTSSEYVGKFALILAGYPEEMRQFLDINPGLRSRFPNSNHIHLPDYSNTELIQIGEKLAIDNDYIMTEDAKKELEKRIERDRVDDTFGNARSVRYIVLDAIFKKGSSSRKENHILDFTLLEKKDFENIIQDKGNNPKVQLANLIGLESVKNEVNMLLAFVKMQQIRREKGLPIVPVQLHSVFTGNPGTGKTTVAKIYAELLKEYGFLKRGHLIVASRADFVAGYVGQTAIKTKKKIKEALGGVLFIDEAYSLLSSSQGDFGKEVVDTLVDEMTKHNENLVIILAGYPDEMRVLLHSNPGLKSRYKKFFHFSDYSIDELLEIIIKYASDYQYELTQEALKYLKEALSVIQINGNGRFATNLTDEAIQSQALRLISEEKDCKHLKHVSYLEKLDFETALTRIREGNHNVSINEGN, via the coding sequence ATGGAAAAACAAAGACAAAGAAAAGTAATGACGGAAAGAATAACTCTTTGGAAAAATGAGCTTCGTCAATTCGGATACATAGAAAAGGAAAATGAAGTTTTATCCTTCTTAAGCTCTCTAGATGAAGAAGAAGACAATGAGATCATCTCCGAAATTTTAACACTTATTGCTCTGTCGAGAATTGGAAAATCGAAGCAAGACTCACTTGGGTTAGTATGGTTAAATAAGGCTATTAAATTAAATCCTGACAACCAAAAAGCTGCTGAGTATTTAACTCAATTCGAATGGAGTAAAAAGGAAAGTATCTTTACTATTCTCTCATTTCCTACTTTAAGAGAAACTGACAACAAACAAGCAAAAATGAAAACAGCAGAGGATATTCTTGAAGTTTGCAGGGAATTTATTGAGCTAGCAGAAGAGGAAATAGATGAGCTTCACAAATTAAAATTAAAAACAAAGGATGCTCATTTGCTTCAATCTTATGAGAAAATGACAGAGATATTAAAGCTTTCTTTGGAAGATACGGTCTTGCTTATAAAAGCAACAGAGGAATATTATCAATCAATTGCAGGTGTATTTTATAATTCTTCCTTTTATAGTGAAATGAAATTAATAATTGATCGGATAGAAGGATGGAAGGAGGATTGGCACCAATTATTCCTTACAAATATAGACAATGAAGAAAATGGTGTTAGCCCCCTTGAAGAGCTTCAAGAGATGATTGGCCTAGAGGAAGTAAAAGAGCGTGTAAATCTTTTGTACCGTTTTTTAAAATATCAAAAGGAACGTAAGGCACTTGGTTATCAATTAAAAGATGAATTGAGCTTACATATGATTTTAACGGGAAATCCCGGTACTGGAAAAACGAGCTTAGCGCGGTTGCTTGCAAAAATATATCATGAGCTTGGAGTTCTTCCCCGTGAAGAGGTAGTGGAAGTTGATCGATCACAGCTTGTTGGTGCATATGTTGGACAAACTGAAGAAAATGTAAAGGCATTGGTTGAAAAAGCTCTTGGCGGAGTATTATTTATTGATGAGGCTTATAGTTTAAAAAGAGAGGGGCAGACTGGAAATGATTATGGTCAAGTAGCCATCGATACTTTAGTGTCTTACATGACTAGCTCTGAGTACGTTGGGAAATTTGCGCTTATATTAGCTGGGTATCCTGAAGAAATGCGTCAATTTTTAGATATAAACCCTGGACTTCGAAGTCGTTTCCCAAATTCAAATCATATTCATTTGCCGGATTATTCGAATACAGAATTAATTCAAATTGGAGAAAAGCTCGCCATAGACAATGACTACATTATGACTGAGGATGCAAAAAAAGAGCTTGAAAAACGGATAGAGAGAGATCGGGTAGATGACACTTTTGGAAATGCTCGGTCAGTTAGATATATTGTACTTGATGCGATTTTTAAAAAAGGGTCAAGCTCTAGAAAGGAAAACCATATTTTAGACTTTACATTACTAGAGAAAAAGGACTTTGAAAATATTATTCAAGACAAAGGGAATAATCCAAAGGTGCAGCTTGCAAATTTAATCGGACTTGAATCTGTAAAAAATGAAGTAAATATGTTATTGGCATTTGTGAAGATGCAGCAAATAAGAAGAGAAAAGGGGCTTCCTATCGTCCCTGTCCAGCTCCATTCTGTATTTACTGGTAATCCAGGGACTGGCAAAACAACCGTTGCCAAAATATATGCGGAGCTCTTAAAGGAATATGGATTTCTGAAGAGGGGCCATTTAATTGTTGCAAGCAGAGCTGATTTTGTCGCTGGTTATGTTGGTCAAACTGCAATCAAGACAAAAAAGAAAATAAAAGAGGCGCTTGGTGGTGTGCTCTTTATTGATGAAGCCTATTCCTTACTATCATCATCTCAAGGGGATTTTGGCAAGGAAGTCGTTGATACGCTTGTTGATGAAATGACTAAGCATAATGAAAATTTAGTCATCATATTAGCTGGTTATCCAGATGAAATGAGAGTATTGTTACATAGTAACCCAGGTTTGAAATCGAGATATAAGAAGTTTTTCCATTTTAGTGATTATTCTATTGATGAACTTCTGGAAATCATTATTAAATATGCTTCAGACTATCAATATGAATTAACACAAGAGGCGCTTAAATATTTAAAGGAAGCGTTAAGTGTAATTCAAATTAACGGAAATGGCCGCTTTGCTACAAATTTAACGGATGAAGCAATCCAATCACAAGCATTGCGGCTTATTTCAGAGGAGAAGGATTGTAAGCATTTAAAGCATGTTTCATATTTAGAGAAATTAGATTTTGAAACGGCATTAACAAGAATTAGAGAGGGGAATCATAATGTTAGTATCAACGAAGGAAATTGA